CTACACTATAGTTCTAGATTTTTGGATTATAGCCTTTTTTGTGGACGGTTCTAGTAAAGGGTAAAACTGATTTTTTCTGGTTTATTCCCTATTTCTTATTCCCTCGTCTTAATCAAACTGTGGGGGCAAATCAGCAGGAGATAAACCATCCGGTGCTGCGGGTAGGGGGCGATCGCCAGGAGGAGATGGAGAAGTCTCAGAAGGGGGTAGAAGTACGGTTTCAATTACTAACGTGCGTTGTAATTGTTTCCCAGTTCCTCCAGTGACCGTTAAGGTGAGAGTTTCTTGTCCGGGTTGAGGACTAATGGGATAGGCAAGAGTACCGCTTAAGGCTACAGTACCGGGGGAGGGGAGTAATTCGACACGGGTATCGGGGCCACCGATTACAGTCCAAGTTAAATTAAGTGGATCGGGTCGGGTTTCCGGTTGCAAGGTAACCACGACTCGCAGGGGTGCAGTTTCTCCATTCACAGTAAAGTCGGTAATGGCCAGGGGATAAGTACGTGGCAAGATTTGAATCACTTCTGTTTGTTGTCTGTCATTGACCTCTGATGGATTTTGTTTATTGAAGATACTCACTTCAAAGATATATTCTCCCCCTTGACGGGCAGAAGTGGGGACATTTTGACAAACCAAACGCCCAGCTAGGATGCAATAGGGTTGTAGGACATCAGGGATGCCGCTATCAAAGCGATAACGGCGGGCTGGAACCCGGGCAATTCCGCTCGTATCCCGACCGATGATTTGCACCTCTTGCAGTTGCTCGGCGTTTTCGATTTCCCAGGAGAGTAAAATTTCTTCTCCTTGCTCTTCGCTGTAGGTAGGTTGCCCAGGTTGCAGTTGTAGGATTTGAGGTGAAGGAGGAGGAAGAGGAGGCGGAGGGGGAACTAGGGCAATAGTGGCGGTGGTTTCGGTTTGAGTAATTTCTCCGGTTCCGCGTTTGGGAATTACACCTAATTGAAATTGATAATTTCCACCTTGGGAGAGGGGGATCGTGACATTCCGACAGCGGAGTTGATTGAGCTGATCGAAGACATCACAAATGGATTTTAGGGGTTCGGGGAGTCCTTGATGGAAGGAAAAACGCATTTCTGGCATGGCAACAAAGCCTTCAGCCGATCGCCCTTTTAAGACTAAGGCTTCGATTTGATCGGAATTGGAGATCGCCCAATTCAATTGAATGGGTTCCCCTTTTGCCACTTCATACCGAGGTTGGGTGGGCTGAAATTCGATAATTTTCGGCGGTTCCGGTGCTTTGATTTCAATCACATCTGCGATCGCACTTTGGGCTTCTCCTTCAATGCGCGGATCGGGAATAACGGTCAGTTCAAAGATATAGTTACCAAACTCGTCTACAGTGACGGGAACACCCGCACAGCTTAACACTTCCACTGGGTTCAGTGACCCTATTTGATTGTCAAAAGTACAATACCTGCGCCAATCATCGGGTAATCCAGAGTCTAGATCGGTGCGCTGTTCCTCGCTATTGACGACTCCATCAGGGTTACGACCGATCCAACCCAATTGGGCGATCGCACTAGGATTACTGATTTGCCAACTGAGTTCAATCGTGTTTGTCTGATTGTTAGCGGGTGGATTAGTGGTATTTTGGGAGTTGGGTGGATTGGAAGAGGATACAGTTGGTGAACCCTCTCTGACGGTAACCGTTGTTGCATCCGGTTGGGCTAATGTTGCTTTAAATTCGAGGATTTCGGGTAGAGGAATGGGAGCGATCGCGATCCGGTTCGTTTTAGCGATAATCGGGGAAACTCGCGATCGTTTGGGAGTCACCTTTAACTCAAAAATATAATCCCCTGGTTCGCGGGCATCCGTGCGAATATTTCCACAGACTAACCTGCGCCAAGAGCGCGTACAGAATTCTTGCAAACTTTCTGGTAAGCCCCGGCTCAGATCGTAGGAAACGGGAATACTGGTAACATTACCATTGGGCGATCGGCCTAAAATCTGCAAACCTCGAATTTGTCGAGGATGGCGAATTTCCCAATTGAGGTAAATAAAATCATCATTAGCGGCCGAATAGGACGGGGAAACCGAGTTAAATGCTTCAATTCTGGGCGGAGCAGGCGGTTTGAAAAACAGCCACCACAGGGTAAAAATGAATAACCCCAATAACCCTAACCCAGCTAAAATCCCTAACAGCAATTGCCACCAAGGGCGAGCTTGCCACAGGAAAGTCCCTTCAATTTGATCGGTAGGTAAGGGCAGTTGATAATCATCCGTCAGTTCCACATAAAAATTGAGGGTTCTTCCTTGACCGAATAAAGGTCTACGCCACCAGGGGCCGGGTTTTGCATCTAAATCAACTTGCCATTGCTCTCCCTGATCCAATTTCAGGCGATCGGGATTTAACTGATACACACAAATCGGGCGTTCTTGGTCTTCTCGTACCGTAAGTCGTAACTGTCGTAGAGTATTCCCCTCATTCTGTAGACGCAATTGAAATAGGGCTGCTTCCCGACGTACTTTACCGACTAACGTCCGCAAATCCATCCGTAAATCATACCGAGGCAAAACCTCGATATAGACCACATCTAATAAAATCAAATCTGGGTTATTTTCCCCGGTTAACCGCAGAGTCGGTAAATAACGGCCAGCTTTCGTATTCACCGGGAAGCGAAATTCTAGGGTAACTTCTCCTTTCGCTCCTGGGTTGAGGGCCAGATTATCAGGAATAATCACCAAACCCAACTCATTAATCCCTTCTGGATAATGGACTTCCCACCAGAGTTCCGGTAAATCAGTACAAGTGAGGCGAAAGCGATCGACCCGGTTAGAGCGATTATGCACCAAAACCGTCACTATCAGCGATTGACCCAGTTGTAGAGGGGCGGGTTTTTCGGGGGTGGTAACCGGAGTAAGGGCAAATGTAGGATCATTGGACTGAACTGCCTCTTGAATGGGAGGAAGAACTTGTAGCGTTGCTTGGTGACGGATGGGAGTTTCTTCGGGATAATGCTTGGGTGCATCAATCACCATTAAGTAAGTATAGTGACCGGGAATCGCTTCTACAGGAATGGGGAAGGAAAACACCACCTCGCTGCTGCTCCCCGAGCTGAGGGCAAACCGTTCATAGGGGTTCAGACACCAGGATTTGAGTGCTCCGGAAGAATCATCAATAAACAGATCGATAATCGCCCCTTGGAATCCTTGATTACCAATGGTGACGCGCAATTCAAAGGTTTCCCCAGCCGAAATGACACTATCGCCTGATGGGTTGGTAATCACGCTCAAGGATTGATTTCCATCAGAGCGCTGGTCATTGGTCATGGGTAATTGGTAATTGGTCATCTCTGTGTCTCCGTGTCCCCGCGTCTCCGTGTCCCCCGATCTGCGCTCCCTTCGACTCCGCTCAGGAAGCTGCCCCCATCCCCCCAACTGTTAATTCCTAATCGAGTTCATCAGGTATAGTCTAACTTTGCCATCATCGCCTCCAGTGACGATTTGCACTAGAGAACCGGTTGGGTCTTTTCGAGAGGGGATTAGGGATAAGTCTACGGTATTGAGGGAGTTAGAGTGGTTGGCGATCGCTTTTCCTTTAAGATATTTGGTTAAGCGCTCTCCCGTATCTCTTAGGGGCCATAGCATCAGCACCCCATCGTCACCAACACTGACGAGGTATCCGCCATCGGCGCTGAAGGCGATAGAGCGCACAGCTTCACCGTTATGACTATTGTCCCAGCGATCAAGCAGTTCACAAGTCGGATTGACTCCTGCGCCTAAACCCGGTTCTAGACAAGGGCGTAAATTCCAAATACTAATACTGCCTTGATTATCAGCAACAGCTAAGAGAAAGGGACGCTTTTCAGCAGTTGCCAAACTGGTGATGTAGTTATCTTGACCGGTAGTCGTGTTTGGATCGGAAATATCTAGGGTTTGGGTTGAGTTCGTTTGAGTATTCCAGAGGATGAGTTGATTATACCGACCAGCAACAGCTAGGGTTTCTGCACTTTGGCCAACAAATGCCAGATCGGAAACGGCAAATTCAAAGGTTTTCGTTAATTCGGGTTCGTTAACGTTTAGTATCTCCTCAAAGTCTGCGCCAACATACCATTTGGCCACTAATCCACTGCCATGACCGCTGAATAAATAGCGGGAGTCGGGGGTGAATTCGAGATCCATGACTCGGTCGTCTTTTTGATAAACCAGCGATCGCACGGGAACGTCTTCATAGGATAATAAATCCCACAGTTGGATTTCTCCATTTTCTAAACCCATTACCATTTGATTATTATCGACCGGGCGATATTTAACGGTGCGAACAGCTTTATCGGCCTGGGCACGAACATCGATAAATTCTAATTTTTGCCCTTCAATGACCCAGTCTCTGACCTGTTGATCGATGCCACCACTTAATAGGCGATCGCCTAATCCATTCAGTTGTACGGTCATGACCGATCCTTTGTGATGAATATAATAATACTGTCCATAAATAAACCACCAGAACACCCAAGCCAAGCCGACCATCAATAGTCCCTGTAACCATCGAGGAATAATGGGAAAGACTCTGAGAATCAGGGTTTGTTGGGGATCGATTAAAGGGACCCGACCCCTAGCCGTGTCCTTGGGTGTCGGGGCAGGTTCATCGAGATCTTGGGGGGAAGACGGCAAGAGGCGTGAAACTGCTCCTACCGGCACAGCCCTAGCTTCAATGGGAATCGGGCGCTCCTGAACCCATCCCAACCACGGCCGTTTTGTTTCTACCCTTAAATCAAAGGTTTGGGTTTCTGTTGGGTTCAGGGTATGTTCTGGGGGCAATAATTCAAGTTGCAGTCGGTTTCGGGCGTTTGTTTTTTCTTCTAGGGGTAAATCGATAGTGGTTTGATAGCGTTGATTACTCTGGTTTAGAAGTCGTAAGGGATACATTACAGGATTGGATTTCCAGGAGGGCAACCAGCGGCGTTTTTGAGGAAGGGTTTGCTCGAGTTGAGGAATTTCAAAGCGGATTTCACCTTGGAGAAAAATTTCAATGACGGCTTGTAGTTGGGTGGGGGGGCCATCAGGATGGGTAATTTTAAGGTCGGCTAAATAGTTGATTCCAGCGATCGCCTCTTCAACATCAGGCACAGGACAGATTAAACTGCGATCGCTCCATTGTCCTGGGGGCAAGCTTACAGGTGTAGGAGAGGGATTTAACCAGGAATAGGAACTAGAGACCGTCATTAGGGCGGTAATTTCTTTATGACCGGGATTATAGAGCCGGATCGGTATTTCTAAATCGCTGTTGGGATAGCCTTTGAGCGTAGAGTTAGGCAATTCAGCCTTGAGTTCCAGTTCACCGATACCCTTTTCCACCCGCAAGCGTAGGATATGTCGTTCTTCAGTTCCCAGTTCCAGGGAAAAAATGCGGATGGTAAGATTCACCAAGCCCACGAACCCTGAAATTGGGGTTCTGTAAATTTCCACGATAAACCGGGTAAGGTCTCCAGGCGGTTTCTTTGTGCTAACTTCTGGGGATAGGGTGTACCAACTGCGCTCAGAGTTGGAATCGACTCCAGCGGCTAGGATCTCTAGCTGAAAACTGGCAAAGCGATCGCCCTCGTTAAGAACCTTCACCTCAAACTGAGCCACCCCATAACCCGGTTGAAAGGTTAGCTCTTTGGTGGATAGCTCCGTACCCATCAGTTTTTCAACCATGCTCCTACCCTTACCGTCCGATCTGCACTGGAGCCATCATAGCAATAGACCCATCGCGATCGCCCACAGGACTAGGAGTTTCTGGAATTTCCTGATGTAGAGTGCCTTCGGAAATGCTGTACAATGATATACTAGCCACTTTCCTAGTTACCCTATAGCTAGAGTCATTAATAAGTTGAGAAGGGATGAAAAGTACAGGTATCATCCAGTTCAATGAGCAGTCAGTGAATACTGTCCCCAAACTGCCTCCGCACTTTTTACCTCGTCCCCAGGAGATGCAACAGTTGAAGCAGCTCTTGTGGAGCAACCGCATCCTAGTTGTGCAGGGGAAGGGAGGCATGGGTAAAACCGTTTTGGCAATCGCGATCGCACAAGATGAGGAAGTGCGGCGCAAGTTTGTAGATGGGGTGGTGTGGTTACCCATGGGGATAACACGGAAACCCATAGAACTCTATCAACAATTGGCACAAGCCTTAGAAGGGTCTAAGATTTATCAAGAAACAGAAGTTCAGTGGAAAGCTCATCTGTCAAAGCTATTACAGGATAAGTCCTGTTTGTTGGTACTCGATGAGGTTAAGCAGCAACCCGAAGTAGAGCGGTGGCACAAGCTGTTGGGAAAAAACTGCCAGATACTGCTCACCACCAGGGAGAGCCATTTAGTTGATGGGTTAGGAGCCGAAGGTTATCTCGTAGAGAAGTGGGATGACGACCCGTCCTTGCAGTTGTTGGCGAACTGGGCAAACGTGGACAAGGAACAGTTGCCCGAAGAAGCGAGTGCGATCGTGCAAGAATGCAGACAGTTACCTTTAGCCCTAGCCTTAGCTGGAGGGCAAGTGGGAGATGGAACCCTTTGGAAGTATATGTTGAGGGCACTGCAAGGTGGAGACGAAGACGGTTTCGATCCGGCCGACACCACTGCCACCATACAGAAATGTATAGCGGTCAGTCTCCAGAACTTGGAGCAGGAAAAACAAGACGCTTATCTAGAGTTAGGCATATTCCCGCCAGATGCGAAAATATCCGAAGCAGCGCTGGTGAAGTTGTGGGGACGTAAAGGACACAAAGAAGAATCTCAACTACAGCAGCAGTTAACCCAGTTGGAAAAAAGGGCACTCGTATTTGTAGAGGGAGAGTCCCCCCACAGATGGGTGTGGCTCCATGACATGCAACGGAACTATCTCCAGGAAAAGCTTCAGGATAAAGCCAAAGTCCATCGGGAATTTTTAGCCAGTTATGCCAAAGGGCGGTTTCCCTGGAAAGGGGCACAGGTGGAAGGGGAAACATATTTGTATCAGCACGCAGCCTATCACTTCCAGAAAGCAGAGGAAGAAGAAGCCTTCGCCCAGTTGTTAGGAGATTTTGATTGGTTGTCGCCAAAGCTAGAGGCAACAGATATTCAGGCACTCTTGCTCGACTTTGATCGAGTTCAAGACAAAGATCGATTTCTCCGTCGTTTGCAGAAAGCGTTACGCCTGAGCGCCCAGGTGCTAACTCAGGATAAGCAACAGTTCGCCAGTCAGTTGTGGGGGCGGTTGCTCAACCTGAAGCAGATGAAAAAGCATGAGTATCAATACTTTTGGCAAAAGATACCCATCCTAGGGCGCTATTTACCCCACTATCGGGGTGGGGGAAAAGTAGAGCGGCTTTTACAGCAAGCCAAAGACCGACAGACTCAAACCTGGTTTCGTCCCCTCGCCCCCTGCCTGGACTCCAGCGACGGGGCCCTACTGTGTACGCTCAGGGGTCATCAGTCCTGGGTGAATACGGTTGCCGTGACGCGAGATGGGCAGAAAGCCGTGTCGGGTTCATCAGATAAGACCCTGAAGGTGTGGGACTTGGAGACGAAAGAGGAGACCCTGACGCTTACGGGTCATCGTTCCTTGATACAGGCTGTAGCGGTAACGCGAGATGGGCAGAAAGCCGTGTCGGGCTCATCGGATAAGACTCTGAAGGTATGGGACTTAGAGACAGGGGAGGCACTGCTTACTCTGATGGGTCATGATTCCATGGTCAAAGCGGTAGCCGTGACGCGAGATGGGCAGAAAGCCGTGTCGGGTTCATCGGATAATACGCTAAAGGTGTGGGACTTGAAGACGGGAAACGCACTGCTGACACTTACGGGCCATTCTGGCTCGGTACAAGCGGTAGCCGTAACCCCGGATGGACAGCGGGCGGTGTCGGGTTCGATGGATAAGATGCTGAAAGTGTGGGACTTGAAGACGGGAGAACAGAGGCTTACGCTTAAGGGTCACGATCACTGGGTCAATGCTGTAGCCGTGACTCCAGATGGGCGGCGAGTGGTTTCAAGTTCAATGGACAAGACGCTGAAAGTGTGGGACTTAAAGACGGGGGAAGAAGAGCTTACTCTGACGGATCATCAGGACTGGGTGCAAGCCTTAGCCGTGACCCCAGACGGGAAACAGGCGGTTTCGGCCGCAGATAATAACACGTTACAGGTGTGGGACTTAGCAACGGGCGAGGAGAAACTGACGCTCAGGGGTCATCGGGACTGGATACAAGCTGTAGCCGTCAGTCTAGATGGTCAACAAGCTGTGTCCGCTGCCATGGATAATACGTTGAAGGTGTGGAACTTGGAGATGGGGGAGGAACTGCATACCTTGACGGATGATGGAGGTTATCAGGACTGGGTGCGAGCG
This genomic interval from Roseofilum reptotaenium CS-1145 contains the following:
- a CDS encoding COG1470 family protein, with the protein product MTNYQLPMTNDQRSDGNQSLSVITNPSGDSVISAGETFELRVTIGNQGFQGAIIDLFIDDSSGALKSWCLNPYERFALSSGSSSEVVFSFPIPVEAIPGHYTYLMVIDAPKHYPEETPIRHQATLQVLPPIQEAVQSNDPTFALTPVTTPEKPAPLQLGQSLIVTVLVHNRSNRVDRFRLTCTDLPELWWEVHYPEGINELGLVIIPDNLALNPGAKGEVTLEFRFPVNTKAGRYLPTLRLTGENNPDLILLDVVYIEVLPRYDLRMDLRTLVGKVRREAALFQLRLQNEGNTLRQLRLTVREDQERPICVYQLNPDRLKLDQGEQWQVDLDAKPGPWWRRPLFGQGRTLNFYVELTDDYQLPLPTDQIEGTFLWQARPWWQLLLGILAGLGLLGLFIFTLWWLFFKPPAPPRIEAFNSVSPSYSAANDDFIYLNWEIRHPRQIRGLQILGRSPNGNVTSIPVSYDLSRGLPESLQEFCTRSWRRLVCGNIRTDAREPGDYIFELKVTPKRSRVSPIIAKTNRIAIAPIPLPEILEFKATLAQPDATTVTVREGSPTVSSSNPPNSQNTTNPPANNQTNTIELSWQISNPSAIAQLGWIGRNPDGVVNSEEQRTDLDSGLPDDWRRYCTFDNQIGSLNPVEVLSCAGVPVTVDEFGNYIFELTVIPDPRIEGEAQSAIADVIEIKAPEPPKIIEFQPTQPRYEVAKGEPIQLNWAISNSDQIEALVLKGRSAEGFVAMPEMRFSFHQGLPEPLKSICDVFDQLNQLRCRNVTIPLSQGGNYQFQLGVIPKRGTGEITQTETTATIALVPPPPPLPPPSPQILQLQPGQPTYSEEQGEEILLSWEIENAEQLQEVQIIGRDTSGIARVPARRYRFDSGIPDVLQPYCILAGRLVCQNVPTSARQGGEYIFEVSIFNKQNPSEVNDRQQTEVIQILPRTYPLAITDFTVNGETAPLRVVVTLQPETRPDPLNLTWTVIGGPDTRVELLPSPGTVALSGTLAYPISPQPGQETLTLTVTGGTGKQLQRTLVIETVLLPPSETSPSPPGDRPLPAAPDGLSPADLPPQFD
- a CDS encoding NB-ARC domain-containing protein codes for the protein MKSTGIIQFNEQSVNTVPKLPPHFLPRPQEMQQLKQLLWSNRILVVQGKGGMGKTVLAIAIAQDEEVRRKFVDGVVWLPMGITRKPIELYQQLAQALEGSKIYQETEVQWKAHLSKLLQDKSCLLVLDEVKQQPEVERWHKLLGKNCQILLTTRESHLVDGLGAEGYLVEKWDDDPSLQLLANWANVDKEQLPEEASAIVQECRQLPLALALAGGQVGDGTLWKYMLRALQGGDEDGFDPADTTATIQKCIAVSLQNLEQEKQDAYLELGIFPPDAKISEAALVKLWGRKGHKEESQLQQQLTQLEKRALVFVEGESPHRWVWLHDMQRNYLQEKLQDKAKVHREFLASYAKGRFPWKGAQVEGETYLYQHAAYHFQKAEEEEAFAQLLGDFDWLSPKLEATDIQALLLDFDRVQDKDRFLRRLQKALRLSAQVLTQDKQQFASQLWGRLLNLKQMKKHEYQYFWQKIPILGRYLPHYRGGGKVERLLQQAKDRQTQTWFRPLAPCLDSSDGALLCTLRGHQSWVNTVAVTRDGQKAVSGSSDKTLKVWDLETKEETLTLTGHRSLIQAVAVTRDGQKAVSGSSDKTLKVWDLETGEALLTLMGHDSMVKAVAVTRDGQKAVSGSSDNTLKVWDLKTGNALLTLTGHSGSVQAVAVTPDGQRAVSGSMDKMLKVWDLKTGEQRLTLKGHDHWVNAVAVTPDGRRVVSSSMDKTLKVWDLKTGEEELTLTDHQDWVQALAVTPDGKQAVSAADNNTLQVWDLATGEEKLTLRGHRDWIQAVAVSLDGQQAVSAAMDNTLKVWNLEMGEELHTLTDDGGYQDWVRALAVTQDRQIAVFATIDNALKIWDLKREQERYTLTGHQDSVQAIAVTSDGQRAVSSSMDKTLKVWNLETGEELRTLTGHHHSIPAVAITPDGRRAVSASMDSTLKVWDLATGEELCTLTGHHHWIQAVAVTPDGKCAVSVSDRTTLKVWDLVTGEERLTVTVHQDWVRAVAVTSDGRRVVSGSLDKTLKVWDLVTGEVLGTFVAEAAILRCAIAPDGCTVVAGDMVGRVYQLLINNSLSKRS